The DNA region ATTTGCGGTGGACTTGGGTGGATGGGGTGGACTGGCGACAGGCCCGCGTGGATGCCCGCACCCAAGGGGCGATCGACTGGTTGCAACAAGGGGCGATCGTCCTGGGTTCCCACCTGAAAGCCGCGGCCAGCAACCTCAGCCAAGCGGACTTACGGGGTTGGAATTTAGCCCAAGCCCAGTTACAGGAGGCCTATCTCGATCGGGCAGATTTGCGCGGAACCGACCTGAGCCACGCCCAACTCCAAGGGGCTAGTTTTCACGGGGCATTGATGGATGAGGCTACCTGCTGGCCCCAGGACTTTGACCCGATCGGGGCGGGCCTGTGGTTAATTGCGCCCCAAAGTAACTTGGCCACTGCCGATCTGAGCCATTTTGATTTGTCAGAGGTGGATCTGAGTCGGGCTAACCTCCGCCGAGCCAATCTGATCCGCACCGATTTAAGTCGGGCCGCGCTAATTGACGCGGATTTGAGTCGGGCAGATTTGACCCAAGCCATTTTGTTTGCCAGCAATCTCACCCGGGCCGTTTTGCACGATGCTCAATTGGAGCAAGCGGATTTTCGGCGGGCTACCCTGCCGAATGGGGAGCGCTGGAACGGCCAGGGAACGGTGGCGTTGTATGGAGTCCCGCGCCCTTGGCATTCCGTACCGGAGCGATCGCCCCTAGTGCCGCGCTGATTTGCCGCGCTAATGTGCCGCGTTGATTGGCCACCAAGATTTGCCACAAAAAAATCCGGCTCGTGGAGCACAGTCCACCGCCGAATTGAACAGAGAGATTGTGGTGTGTAGGAACACTAGAAAATAGACCTCTTGCACGAATCAAATTGGATGTGTTGCCTGGTAGTTGAGCAACCCGGCCAGCAGATGAAGCCTCAAGCCAAAACGGCGACGACGATTGCGA from Limnothrix sp. FACHB-406 includes:
- a CDS encoding pentapeptide repeat-containing protein, which produces MKQSQAAEWIEQYHQGKWNFDRANLSELRLSGADFSGARFREVVARAVNWSSAYLSGVNLRRADLREADLRGTYLRRADLREADLRGADLRGASLNGADLCGADLRWTWVDGVDWRQARVDARTQGAIDWLQQGAIVLGSHLKAAASNLSQADLRGWNLAQAQLQEAYLDRADLRGTDLSHAQLQGASFHGALMDEATCWPQDFDPIGAGLWLIAPQSNLATADLSHFDLSEVDLSRANLRRANLIRTDLSRAALIDADLSRADLTQAILFASNLTRAVLHDAQLEQADFRRATLPNGERWNGQGTVALYGVPRPWHSVPERSPLVPR